The following are from one region of the Capsicum annuum cultivar UCD-10X-F1 chromosome 1, UCD10Xv1.1, whole genome shotgun sequence genome:
- the LOC107844010 gene encoding nucleolar GTP-binding protein 1 — MVQYNFKKITVVPNGKDFVDIILSRTQRQTPTVVHKGYAISRIRQFYMRKVKYTQQNFYDKLSTIIDEFPRLDDIHPFYGDLLHVLYNKDHYKLALGQINTARNLISKVAKDYVKLLKYGDSLYRCKSLKVAALGRMCTVIKRIGPSLAYLEQIRQHMARLPSIDPNTRTILICGYPNVGKSSFINKITRADVDVQPYAFTTKSLFVGHTDYKYLRYQVIDTPGILDRPFEDRNIIEMCSITALAHLRAAVLFFLDISGSCGYSIAQQAALFHSIKSLFMNKPLMIVCNKTDLQPLEGISEEDKKLVAEMKDEAMKTVIGQGGEPTDEAGVLLTMSTLTEDGVISVKNAACERLLNQRVELKMKSKKLNDCLNRFHVAMPKPRDQKERPPCIPEAVLQARAKQAEADAEKQKRKLERDLENENGGAGVYSASLRKHYLLANEEWKEDIMPEILDGHNVYDFVDPDILQRLEELEREEGLRQDEEGDDDFEMDGAELTPEEQAALAEIRKKKSLLIQQHRMKKSTAESRPTVPRKFDKDKEFTLKRMGRQLSALGVDPTAAIERARSKSRGRKRERSVERGDEIGNDAMDVDEITPSKKQRRSRSLSMARSRSMSRPRNEFVPGEGFKDKPQKERAIKMFKKSANKRNKDARRGEADRVIPTLKPKHLFSGKRSSGKTDRR; from the coding sequence ATGGTGCAGTACAACTTTAAGAAGATTACGGTGGTTCCCAATGGGAAGGACTTTGTTGATATCATTCTATCGCGCACGCAGCGTCAAACTCCTACTGTTGTGCACAAAGGATATGCTATCTCTCGTATACGTCAATTTTACATGCGCAAAGTGAAATATACGCAGCAGAATTTCTATGACAAACTCTCCACCATTATCGATGAGTTCCCCAGGCTTGATGATATCCATCCTTTCTATGGGGACCTTCTTCATGTGCTTTACAACAAAGACCACTACAAGCTTGCCCTTGGCCAAATTAACACTGCTAGAAATTTGATTTCCAAAGTAGCTAAAGATTATGTGAAATTGTTGAAATATGGTGACTCCCTCTATCGCTGCAAGTCCCTGAAAGTTGCTGCTCTTGGGCGTATGTGCACTGTTATAAAGCGTATTGGCCCAAGTTTAGCTTATTTGGAACAGATTAGGCAGCACATGGCAAGACTTCCCTCAATTGATCCCAATACTCGAACCATCCTGATTTGTGGATATCCGAATGTTGGCAAGAGCTCATTCATCAACAAGATTACAAGAGCAGATGTGGATGTGCAGCCTTATGCCTTCACTACAAAGTCCTTGTTTGTCGGTCATACCGACTACAAATATCTGAGGTATCAAGTGATTGACACTCCAGGGATCTTGGATAGGCCATTTGAGGATCGTAATATCATAGAAATGTGCAGTATTACAGCCCTAGCACACCTGAGGGCCGCTGTGTTGTTTTTCCTTGATATTTCTGGTTCTTGTGGCTATAGCATTGCACAACAGGCTGCTCTTTTTCACAGCATCAAATCACTTTTTATGAACAAACCTTTGATGATCGTATGCAACAAAACTGACTTGCAGCCATTAGAAGGGATTTCTGAGGAAGACAAGAAGTTAGTCGCAGAGATGAAAGATGAAGCTATGAAGACAGTGATTGGTCAAGGTGGCGAGCCAACAGATGAAGCAGGTGTGCTGTTAACTATGAGCACTTTGACTGAAGATGGCGTAATTTCAGTGAAGAATGCAGCTTGTGAGAGGTTACTGAATCAAAGGGTTGAATTGAAAATGAAGTCGAAAAAGTTAAATGACTGCTTGAACCGCTTCCATGTTGCTATGCCTAAACCACGTGATCAGAAAGAAAGGCCACCATGCATACCTGAGGCAGTGTTGCAAGCCAGAGCGAAGCAGGCTGAGGCAGATGCTGAGAAACAGAAAAGGAAGCTCGAAAGAGATCTGGAGAATGAGAATGGAGGTGCTGGTGTTTATTCCGCGAGCTTGAGGAAGCACTATCTATTAGCAAATGAAGAGTGGAAGGAAGATATAATGCCTGAAATTTTAGATGGGCACAAtgtctatgactttgttgacccTGATATCTTACAAAGGCTTGAAGAATTGGAGAGAGAAGAAGGTCTTCGTCAGGATGAAGAAGGAGATGATGATTTTGAGATGGATGGTGCAGAGCTGACCCCTGAAGAACAAGCAGCATTAGCTGAAATCCGGAAAAAGAAAAGTTTGCTCATTCAACAGCATAGAATGAAGAAGAGCACGGCAGAGAGCCGACCCACTGTACCAAGAAAGTTTGATAAAGACAAGGAGTTTACTTTAAAAAGAATGGGAAGACAATTATCTGCTTTGGGTGTGGATCCAACTGCAGCTATCGAGCGAGCCCGAAGCAAGTCAAGGGGTCGTAAGCGAGAGAGATCAGTTGAACGTGGAGATGAAATTGGTAATGATGCAATGGATGTAGATGAGATTACTCCCAGCAAGAAGCAACGTAGGTCTAGATCACTTTCCATGGCAAGATCAAGGTCGATGTCACGACCTCGAAATGAATTTGTTCCAGGAGAGGGCTTCAAGGACAAACCCCAGAAGGAAAGGGCTATTAAGATGTTTAAGAAATCTGCTAATAAGAGGAACAAGGATGCTCGGCGGGGAGAGGCTGATAGAGTCATTCCCACTCTGAAACCAAAACATCTCTTCTCTGGAAAAAGATCAAGTGGCAAAACTGACAGGCGGTAG